A single Actinomadura algeriensis DNA region contains:
- the pyrR gene encoding bifunctional pyr operon transcriptional regulator/uracil phosphoribosyltransferase PyrR — MNAASRPPRPEGSRAAEGDPRPKAVLEGPDIRRALTRITHEILERTKGGHDVLLLGIQTRGVTLAERLAGLLREVEGRPVPWGSLDVTMYRDDLRMRPARALGRTELPSDGIDDRVVVLVDDVLFSGRTVRAALDALNDLGRPRAVQLAVLVDRGHRELPIRADYVGKNLPTSMRETVKVLLDENDGRDAVLLGPVPEPVGSPVPAPAAAPAGGAE; from the coding sequence GTGAATGCTGCCTCCAGGCCCCCGCGGCCTGAGGGGTCGCGCGCCGCGGAGGGTGACCCCCGGCCCAAGGCCGTTCTGGAGGGTCCCGACATCCGCCGCGCGCTGACCCGGATCACACACGAGATCCTCGAACGCACCAAGGGCGGGCACGACGTCCTGCTGCTGGGCATCCAGACGCGCGGGGTGACGCTGGCCGAGCGGCTGGCGGGCCTGCTGCGCGAGGTGGAGGGACGCCCGGTGCCGTGGGGCTCGCTCGACGTGACCATGTACCGGGACGACCTGCGGATGCGCCCCGCGCGCGCCCTCGGCCGCACCGAACTGCCCTCCGACGGGATCGACGACCGCGTCGTGGTGCTGGTCGACGACGTCCTGTTCTCCGGACGGACGGTCCGCGCCGCGCTCGACGCCCTCAACGACCTCGGCCGGCCGCGCGCCGTCCAGCTCGCGGTCCTGGTGGACCGGGGTCATCGCGAGCTGCCGATCCGCGCCGACTACGTGGGCAAGAACCTGCCGACGTCGATGCGCGAGACCGTCAAGGTGCTGCTGGACGAGAACGACGGCCGCGACGCGGTGCTGCTCGGCCCGGTGCCCGAGCCCGTGGGCTCCCCGGTGCCCGCCCCGGCCGCCGCGCCGGCGGGAGGTGCCGAGTGA
- a CDS encoding aspartate carbamoyltransferase catalytic subunit, with translation MKRHLISAADLTRDDALLVLDTAEELAQIAGRSIKKLPTLRGRTVVNLFFEDSTRTRISFEAAAKRLSADVINFSAKGSSVSKGESLKDTALTLEAMGADGVVIRHGASGAPHRLAGWVQGSVVNAGDGTHEHPTQALLDAFTMRRRLGDLEGRRITIVGDVLHSRVARSNVLLLDTLGADVTVVAPPTLLPVAIGTWPCRVSYDLDDVLPKSDVVMMLRVQQERMNAAYFPTVREYSRRYGLDAERMAQLPDHAIVMHPGPMNRGVEIAAEVADSVRSTIVEQVANGVSARMAVLYLLLGGSEPAIGQEVSQ, from the coding sequence GTGAAACGCCATCTGATCTCCGCCGCCGACCTGACCCGCGACGACGCGCTGCTCGTCCTGGACACCGCCGAGGAGCTGGCCCAGATCGCGGGCCGCTCCATCAAGAAGCTGCCGACGCTGCGCGGACGCACCGTCGTCAACCTGTTCTTCGAGGACTCCACCCGCACCCGGATCTCGTTCGAGGCCGCCGCGAAGCGGCTGTCGGCCGACGTCATCAACTTCTCCGCGAAGGGCTCCAGCGTGTCCAAGGGCGAGAGCCTGAAGGACACCGCGCTGACGCTCGAGGCGATGGGCGCCGACGGCGTCGTCATCCGGCACGGGGCGTCCGGTGCCCCGCACCGGCTCGCGGGCTGGGTGCAGGGCAGCGTCGTGAACGCGGGCGACGGCACCCACGAGCACCCGACGCAGGCGCTGCTGGACGCGTTCACGATGCGCCGCCGCCTCGGCGACCTCGAGGGCCGCCGGATCACGATCGTCGGCGACGTGCTGCACAGCCGGGTGGCGCGTTCCAACGTGCTGCTGCTGGACACCCTCGGCGCCGACGTCACCGTGGTCGCGCCGCCGACGCTGCTGCCGGTCGCGATCGGCACCTGGCCGTGCCGGGTGTCGTACGACCTGGACGACGTCCTGCCGAAGAGCGACGTCGTCATGATGCTGCGCGTCCAGCAGGAGCGGATGAACGCGGCGTACTTCCCGACCGTGCGCGAGTACAGCCGCCGCTACGGCCTGGACGCCGAGCGGATGGCGCAGCTGCCCGACCACGCGATCGTCATGCACCCCGGTCCGATGAACCGCGGCGTCGAGATCGCCGCCGAGGTCGCCGACTCGGTCCGCTCCACCATCGTCGAGCAGGTCGCCAACGGCGTCAGCGCCCGCATGGCCGTGCTCTATCTGCTGCTCGGGGGCTCCGAGCCCGCCATCGGCCAGGAGGTCTCCCAGTGA
- a CDS encoding dihydroorotase, which translates to MTETLIKGARILGGEPADVLVRDGVIAELGTGLDAPGAQVVDAAGLVALPGLVDLHTHLREPGREDAETVESGTKAAAMGGFTAVHAMANTDPVADTAGVVEQVWRLGREAGYCDVQPVGAVTRGIAGEQLAELGAMADSAASVRVFSDDGHCVSDAVIMRRALEYVKAFDGVVAQHAQEPRLTEGAQMNEGEMSAALGLAGWPAVAEEAIIARDVLLAQHVGSRLHVCHVSTAGSVEILRWAKSKGCPVTAEVTPHHLLLDDARAGSYDPIFKVNPPLRTAADVAALRAALADGTIDCVATDHAPHPVEAKETEWAVAAMGMIGLETALPVVQEAMVDTGLLDWAGVADRMSYRPARIGRLTGQGRPLETGSPANITLYDPSPRRAVDPSAMTSKSRNTPFTGLELPGRVVATFLRGEPTVLEGKLQ; encoded by the coding sequence GTGACGGAAACGCTCATCAAGGGCGCCCGGATCCTCGGTGGCGAGCCCGCCGACGTCCTCGTCCGCGACGGCGTCATCGCCGAGCTCGGCACCGGCCTGGACGCCCCGGGCGCGCAGGTCGTCGACGCCGCCGGGCTGGTCGCGCTGCCCGGCCTGGTCGACCTGCACACGCACCTGCGCGAGCCCGGACGCGAGGACGCCGAGACCGTCGAGTCCGGCACGAAGGCCGCCGCGATGGGCGGGTTCACCGCCGTCCACGCGATGGCCAACACCGACCCGGTCGCCGACACCGCGGGCGTCGTCGAGCAGGTGTGGCGGCTCGGCCGCGAGGCCGGGTACTGCGACGTCCAGCCGGTCGGGGCCGTCACCCGCGGCATCGCCGGGGAGCAGCTCGCCGAACTCGGCGCGATGGCCGACTCCGCCGCGTCCGTCCGGGTGTTCTCCGACGACGGGCACTGCGTGTCGGACGCCGTCATCATGCGGCGCGCGCTGGAGTACGTGAAGGCGTTCGACGGCGTCGTCGCGCAGCACGCGCAGGAGCCGCGGCTCACCGAGGGCGCGCAGATGAACGAGGGCGAGATGTCGGCCGCGCTGGGGCTGGCGGGCTGGCCCGCGGTCGCCGAGGAGGCGATCATCGCCCGGGACGTCCTGCTGGCCCAGCACGTCGGGTCGCGGCTGCACGTCTGCCACGTGTCCACCGCCGGGTCCGTGGAGATCCTCCGGTGGGCCAAGAGCAAGGGCTGCCCGGTGACCGCCGAGGTCACCCCGCACCACCTGCTGCTCGACGACGCGCGCGCCGGGTCCTACGACCCGATCTTCAAGGTGAACCCGCCGCTGCGCACCGCCGCGGACGTCGCCGCGCTGCGCGCCGCGCTCGCCGACGGGACGATCGACTGCGTCGCCACCGACCACGCCCCGCACCCGGTCGAGGCCAAGGAGACCGAGTGGGCGGTCGCCGCGATGGGCATGATCGGCCTGGAGACCGCGCTGCCGGTCGTCCAGGAGGCCATGGTCGACACCGGGCTGCTCGACTGGGCCGGCGTCGCCGACCGCATGTCGTACCGGCCCGCGCGCATCGGGCGCCTGACCGGGCAGGGACGTCCGCTCGAGACCGGGTCGCCCGCCAACATCACGCTGTACGACCCGTCGCCGCGCCGCGCCGTGGACCCGTCCGCCATGACGTCCAAGAGCCGCAACACCCCGTTCACCGGGCTGGAGCTGCCGGGACGCGTCGTGGCGACGTTCCTGCGCGGCGAGCCGACCGTCCTGGAAGGGAAGCTTCAATGA
- the carA gene encoding glutamine-hydrolyzing carbamoyl-phosphate synthase small subunit produces the protein MNPALLVLEDGRVFRGAAYGAEGETFGEMVFNTGMTGYQETLTDPSYARQIVAMTSPHIGNTGVNDEDPESRRIQVAGYVVREPARVASNWRATGSLGSALRDQGVVGIAIPGTRALTRHLRDRGAMRAGIFSGAAAAAGEDALLERVRGSAPMEGADLARDVSTAEPYVVPAIGEKRFTVAAVDLGIKSMTPRRMAERGCEVHVLPATATAADILAVDPDGVFFSNGPGDPSAAGYAVDALRGVLDAGRPFFGICFGNQIFGRALGLGTYKLRFGHRGINQPVQDRTTGKVDVSAHNHGFAVDAPADGPFDTPYGRAEVTHVNLNDGCVEGLRLLDRPAFSVQYHPEAAAGPHDASGLFDRFCEMMEGSR, from the coding sequence ATGAACCCTGCTCTGCTCGTTCTGGAAGACGGCAGGGTGTTCCGCGGGGCCGCGTACGGGGCCGAGGGCGAGACCTTCGGCGAGATGGTCTTCAACACCGGGATGACCGGCTACCAGGAGACCCTCACCGACCCGTCGTACGCGCGGCAGATCGTGGCCATGACGTCCCCGCACATCGGCAACACCGGCGTGAACGACGAGGACCCCGAATCCCGCCGCATCCAGGTCGCCGGGTACGTCGTGCGCGAGCCCGCGCGCGTCGCGTCCAACTGGCGCGCCACCGGCTCGCTCGGGTCCGCGCTGCGCGACCAGGGCGTGGTCGGCATCGCGATCCCCGGGACGCGCGCGCTGACCCGCCACCTGCGCGACCGCGGCGCCATGCGCGCCGGGATCTTCAGCGGCGCCGCCGCGGCCGCCGGGGAGGACGCGCTGCTGGAGCGCGTCCGGGGGAGCGCCCCGATGGAGGGCGCCGACCTGGCCCGCGACGTGTCGACGGCCGAGCCGTACGTCGTCCCGGCGATCGGCGAGAAGCGCTTCACCGTCGCCGCCGTCGACCTCGGCATCAAGTCGATGACGCCGCGGCGGATGGCCGAGCGGGGCTGCGAGGTGCACGTCCTGCCCGCCACCGCCACGGCCGCCGACATCCTCGCGGTCGACCCCGACGGGGTGTTCTTCTCCAACGGCCCCGGCGACCCCTCCGCCGCCGGGTACGCGGTGGACGCGCTGCGGGGCGTCCTCGACGCGGGCAGGCCGTTCTTCGGCATCTGCTTCGGCAACCAGATCTTCGGCCGCGCGCTCGGCCTCGGGACGTACAAGCTGCGGTTCGGCCACCGGGGCATCAACCAGCCCGTGCAGGACCGGACGACCGGCAAGGTCGACGTGTCGGCCCACAACCACGGGTTCGCCGTGGACGCCCCCGCCGACGGCCCGTTCGACACCCCGTACGGGCGCGCCGAGGTCACCCACGTCAACCTGAACGACGGCTGCGTCGAGGGCCTGCGGCTGCTCGACCGTCCCGCGTTCAGCGTCCAGTACCATCCGGAGGCCGCGGCGGGCCCGCACGACGCGTCCGGCCTGTTCGACCGTTTCTGCGAGATGATGGAGGGGTCGAGGTAA
- the carB gene encoding carbamoyl-phosphate synthase large subunit, which translates to MPRREDLKSVLVIGSGPIVIGQACEFDYSGTQACRVLKAEGLRVTLVNSNPATIMTDPEFADATYVEPITPEVVEKIIAKERPDALLPTLGGQTALNTAIALFESGALERHGVELIGADVDAIQAGENRERFKEVVAKVAREQGLNAESARSIICHTMDECVAAAGELGYPLVVRPSFTMGGAGSGFAHDETDLRRIAGTGLDASPTSEVLLEESILGWKEYELEVMRDRADNVVIVCSIENLDPMGVHTGDSITVAPAMTLTDREYQNMRDVAIAVIREVGVDTGGCNIQFAVQPGTGRMIVIEMNPRVSRSSALASKATGFPIAKIAAKLAIGYTLDEIPNDITKETPASFEPTLDYVVVKVPRFAFEKFPGADGTLTTHMKSVGEAMAIGRCFTESLQKALRSLEQKGSSFGWAGKDDASGLDVPALIESASRPHEGRLRDVQRALWAGATLQDLYEATGIDPWFLDQIAAINTVAEEIRTADDALTREKLLAAKRHGFSDAQIGELRGLSEEVVREVRHALGIRPVYLTVDTCAAEFEARTPYMYSSYDEETEVPAGTKPKVLILGSGPNRIGQGVEFDYSCVHASFTLAEAGYETVMVNCNPETVSTDYDTSGRLYFEPLTLEDVLEVVHAEQQTGEVAGVIVQLGGQTPLGLAQKLKDAGVPIVGTSPESIHLAEERGAFGRVLHRAGLLAPKHGTATSYAEAREIAAEIGYPVLVRPSYVLGGRGMEIVYDDVTLESYMARATEASPEHPVLVDRFLDEAIEIDVDALFDGEELYLGGVMEHIEEAGIHSGDSACALPPITLGHDDVRRIREATEALARGVGVLGLMNVQYALSAGVLYVLEANPRASRTVPFVSKATAVPLAKAAARVMLGATIAELRAAGMLPATGDGGNLPLDAPIAVKEAVLPFDRFRNELGQGVDTVLGPEMRSTGEVMGIDEVFGTAFAKSQQAAYGSLPTKGRAFVSVANRDKRHMVFPVKRLADLGFEILATEGTAEVLHRNGVHAKIVRKHSEGPGPDGEPTIVRRVLDGEVDLIVNTPFGGPGQSGPRLDGYEIRTAAVLRGVPCVTTVQGLAAAVQGVEAVAGGQIGVRSLQEHAERISGAHGRTGTDGPGTDGPGTG; encoded by the coding sequence ATGCCGCGCCGCGAAGACCTGAAGTCGGTCCTGGTCATCGGCTCCGGGCCGATCGTCATCGGCCAGGCCTGCGAGTTCGACTACTCGGGCACCCAGGCGTGCCGCGTGCTGAAGGCCGAGGGCCTGCGCGTCACGCTGGTCAACAGCAACCCCGCGACGATCATGACGGACCCGGAGTTCGCCGACGCCACCTACGTCGAGCCGATCACCCCCGAGGTCGTCGAGAAGATCATCGCCAAGGAGCGGCCGGACGCGCTGCTGCCGACGCTCGGCGGCCAGACGGCCCTCAACACCGCGATCGCGCTCTTCGAGAGCGGCGCCCTCGAGCGGCACGGCGTCGAGCTGATCGGCGCCGACGTCGACGCGATCCAGGCGGGCGAGAACCGGGAGCGGTTCAAGGAGGTCGTCGCCAAGGTCGCCCGCGAGCAGGGCCTGAACGCCGAGTCGGCCCGCTCGATCATCTGCCACACGATGGACGAGTGCGTCGCCGCCGCGGGCGAGCTCGGCTACCCGCTCGTCGTCCGGCCGTCGTTCACCATGGGCGGCGCCGGATCCGGGTTCGCGCACGACGAGACCGACCTGCGCCGCATCGCCGGCACCGGCCTCGACGCGTCCCCGACCAGCGAGGTGCTCCTGGAGGAGTCGATCCTCGGCTGGAAGGAGTACGAGCTGGAGGTCATGCGGGACCGCGCCGACAACGTGGTCATCGTGTGCTCCATCGAGAACCTCGACCCGATGGGCGTGCACACCGGCGACTCGATCACCGTCGCGCCCGCGATGACGCTGACCGACCGCGAGTACCAGAACATGCGGGACGTCGCGATCGCGGTGATCCGCGAGGTCGGCGTCGACACCGGCGGCTGCAACATCCAGTTCGCGGTGCAGCCCGGCACCGGCCGGATGATCGTCATCGAGATGAACCCGCGGGTGTCGCGGTCGTCGGCGCTGGCGTCCAAGGCCACCGGCTTCCCGATCGCCAAGATCGCCGCGAAGCTCGCGATCGGCTACACCCTCGACGAGATCCCGAACGACATCACCAAGGAGACGCCCGCGTCGTTCGAGCCCACGCTCGACTACGTCGTGGTGAAGGTCCCCCGGTTCGCGTTCGAGAAGTTCCCCGGCGCCGACGGCACCCTCACCACCCACATGAAGTCGGTGGGCGAGGCGATGGCGATCGGCCGCTGCTTCACCGAGTCGCTGCAGAAGGCGCTGCGGTCGCTGGAGCAGAAGGGGTCGTCGTTCGGGTGGGCCGGCAAGGACGACGCGTCGGGGCTCGACGTGCCCGCGCTGATCGAGTCCGCGTCCCGTCCGCACGAGGGGCGCCTCCGTGACGTCCAGCGCGCGCTCTGGGCCGGGGCCACCCTCCAGGACCTGTACGAGGCGACCGGCATCGACCCCTGGTTCCTCGACCAGATCGCCGCGATCAACACCGTCGCCGAGGAGATCCGCACGGCCGACGACGCGCTCACCCGCGAGAAGCTCCTCGCCGCCAAGCGGCACGGCTTCTCCGACGCGCAGATCGGCGAGCTGCGCGGCCTGTCGGAGGAGGTCGTCCGCGAGGTCCGGCACGCCCTCGGCATCCGCCCCGTCTACCTGACCGTGGACACCTGCGCCGCCGAGTTCGAGGCGCGGACCCCGTACATGTACTCGTCCTACGACGAGGAGACCGAGGTCCCCGCCGGGACGAAGCCGAAGGTGCTGATCCTCGGCAGCGGGCCCAACCGCATCGGGCAGGGCGTCGAGTTCGACTACTCGTGCGTCCACGCGTCCTTCACGCTGGCCGAGGCGGGCTACGAGACCGTCATGGTCAACTGCAACCCCGAGACGGTCTCGACCGACTACGACACCTCCGGGCGGCTGTACTTCGAGCCGCTCACGCTGGAGGACGTCCTCGAGGTCGTGCACGCCGAGCAGCAGACGGGCGAGGTCGCGGGCGTGATCGTCCAGCTCGGCGGGCAGACGCCGCTCGGCCTCGCGCAGAAGCTCAAGGACGCGGGCGTCCCGATCGTCGGCACGTCCCCCGAGAGCATCCACCTCGCCGAGGAGCGCGGCGCGTTCGGGCGCGTCCTGCACCGCGCCGGGCTGCTCGCGCCCAAGCACGGCACCGCCACCTCCTACGCCGAGGCGCGCGAGATCGCCGCCGAGATCGGCTACCCGGTCCTCGTCCGGCCGTCCTACGTGCTCGGCGGGCGCGGCATGGAGATCGTCTACGACGACGTCACGCTCGAGTCGTACATGGCGCGCGCCACCGAGGCGAGCCCGGAGCACCCGGTGCTGGTCGACCGGTTCCTGGACGAGGCCATCGAGATCGACGTCGACGCCCTGTTCGACGGCGAGGAGCTCTACCTCGGCGGCGTCATGGAGCACATCGAGGAGGCCGGGATCCACTCCGGCGACTCCGCGTGCGCGCTGCCGCCGATCACCCTCGGGCACGACGACGTCCGCCGCATCCGCGAGGCCACCGAGGCGCTCGCGCGCGGCGTCGGGGTGCTGGGGCTGATGAACGTCCAGTACGCGCTGTCGGCGGGCGTCCTGTACGTCCTGGAGGCGAACCCGCGCGCGTCACGGACCGTCCCGTTCGTGTCCAAGGCGACCGCGGTGCCGCTCGCGAAGGCCGCCGCCCGCGTCATGCTGGGCGCGACGATCGCCGAGCTGCGCGCCGCGGGCATGCTGCCGGCGACCGGCGACGGCGGGAACCTGCCGCTGGACGCGCCGATCGCGGTCAAGGAGGCCGTGCTGCCGTTCGACCGGTTCCGCAACGAGCTGGGGCAGGGCGTCGACACCGTCCTCGGCCCGGAGATGCGCTCGACGGGCGAGGTCATGGGCATCGACGAGGTGTTCGGCACCGCGTTCGCCAAGTCGCAGCAGGCCGCCTACGGCTCGCTGCCGACCAAGGGCCGCGCGTTCGTCTCCGTCGCGAACCGGGACAAGCGGCACATGGTGTTCCCGGTGAAGCGGCTCGCTGACCTGGGCTTTGAGATTCTTGCCACGGAGGGGACCGCGGAGGTCCTGCACCGCAACGGCGTCCATGCCAAGATCGTGCGCAAGCACAGCGAGGGACCCGGCCCGGACGGCGAGCCCACGATCGTGCGGCGCGTCCTCGACGGCGAGGTGGACCTCATCGTCAATACTCCCTTCGGCGGCCCCGGCCAGTCCGGGCCCCGGCTCGACGGGTACGAGATCCGTACCGCGGCCGTGCTGCGCGGCGTACCGTGCGTCACGACCGTGCAGGGGCTCGCCGCCGCCGTCCAGGGCGTCGAGGCCGTCGCGGGCGGGCAGATCGGCGTCCGGTCGCTGCAGGAGCACGCCGAGCGGATCAGCGGCGCGCACGGCCGCACGGGCACGGACGGTCCGGGAACGGACGGTCCGGGCACGGGCTGA
- a CDS encoding dihydroorotate dehydrogenase electron transfer subunit — MSDTPVQTSATVLTVRQVQDYHAMTLVAPAIAERFRPGQFIAVAVGGRHTARLVRRCFGVHEVKSDYGGTVEVVFRDTEPGTSWLAGLKARDQLDLLGPLGRPFRLPRDPVNCLLVGGGPGGAVLFALADSLLRRGCRVHFVLGGPSARQVFGSRMAQRIGDSATVATADGTLGDRGTVRDVLPRVIDETAADVVYGCGPTDLLRSVTQVAGDFGLPSQVSVEEFMQRTGACGTGVCMTCVLPVHGDDGVTRMVRACADGPVLRGDRVRWGDLGTIPFDALGAPRVLSTGARGVTEGSDR; from the coding sequence GTGTCCGACACACCGGTGCAGACGTCGGCGACGGTCCTGACGGTCCGCCAGGTGCAGGACTACCACGCGATGACGCTGGTCGCCCCGGCCATCGCCGAGCGGTTCCGGCCCGGCCAGTTCATCGCGGTCGCCGTCGGCGGCCGGCACACCGCCCGGCTCGTCCGCCGCTGCTTCGGGGTGCACGAAGTCAAGTCCGACTACGGCGGCACGGTCGAGGTCGTGTTCCGCGACACCGAGCCCGGCACGTCCTGGCTGGCCGGGCTGAAGGCCCGCGACCAGCTCGACCTGCTCGGCCCCCTCGGCCGCCCGTTCCGGCTGCCCCGCGACCCGGTGAACTGCCTGCTCGTCGGCGGCGGGCCCGGCGGCGCGGTGCTGTTCGCGCTCGCCGACTCCCTGCTGCGGCGCGGCTGCCGCGTCCACTTCGTCCTCGGCGGCCCGTCCGCGCGGCAGGTGTTCGGCTCCCGGATGGCGCAGCGCATCGGCGACAGCGCGACCGTCGCCACCGCCGACGGGACGCTCGGCGACCGAGGCACCGTCCGCGACGTGCTGCCCCGCGTCATCGACGAGACCGCCGCCGACGTCGTCTACGGGTGCGGCCCCACCGACCTGCTGCGGTCGGTCACCCAGGTCGCCGGGGACTTCGGGCTCCCGTCCCAGGTGTCGGTCGAGGAGTTCATGCAGCGGACGGGCGCGTGCGGCACCGGCGTCTGCATGACGTGCGTCCTGCCCGTCCACGGCGACGACGGCGTCACCCGCATGGTGCGCGCCTGCGCGGACGGGCCCGTCCTACGCGGCGACCGCGTCCGGTGGGGCGACCTCGGCACCATCCCGTTCGACGCGCTCGGCGCCCCGCGCGTCCTGTCCACCGGGGCGCGCGGCGTCACCGAAGGGAGCGACCGGTGA
- a CDS encoding dihydroorotate dehydrogenase, with amino-acid sequence MSDRGSGERTAHDRTGHERTAGDRLRTSIGALSLPNPVLTASGCGGTGRELAQFFELSRLGAFVTTSVMPQARAGRPTPRVAETPSGLLTAMGLPGPGVETFLEHDLPWLIEQDVRTIVSVAGDGVEEYGDLSRRLRGVPGVAAIEVNLAAPNAGDRGGTFGRHPAAAAAVVRAVRAHARPGVPVLAKLAPDATDIVTIALACVDAGADGLTLINTMDGMAIDPHTLRPALTGVSGGLSGPAIRPIAVRCVYQVHAALPRTPIVGVGGIATGLDALEFVLAGASAVAVGTALFHDPTAGPRILRELDEALAARGIGSLADAVGLAHRPAGYVPPQVRPDELEKERT; translated from the coding sequence GTGAGCGATCGCGGGAGCGGCGAGCGGACGGCGCACGACCGGACGGGGCACGAGCGGACGGCGGGCGACCGGCTCCGGACCTCGATCGGCGCCCTGAGCCTGCCCAACCCCGTCCTGACCGCCTCCGGGTGCGGGGGGACCGGACGGGAACTGGCCCAGTTCTTCGAGCTCTCCCGTCTGGGAGCGTTCGTCACCACGTCCGTCATGCCCCAAGCGCGCGCGGGACGGCCTACGCCGCGTGTGGCCGAGACCCCCAGCGGCCTCCTGACCGCCATGGGGCTCCCCGGCCCCGGCGTCGAGACGTTCCTCGAACACGACCTGCCGTGGCTCATCGAGCAGGACGTCCGCACGATCGTGTCCGTCGCGGGCGACGGCGTCGAGGAGTACGGCGACCTGTCCCGGCGGCTGCGCGGCGTCCCCGGCGTCGCCGCGATCGAGGTCAACCTCGCCGCGCCGAACGCGGGCGACCGCGGCGGGACGTTCGGGCGGCACCCGGCGGCCGCCGCGGCGGTCGTCCGCGCCGTCCGCGCCCACGCGCGGCCCGGCGTCCCCGTGCTGGCCAAGCTCGCACCGGACGCCACCGACATCGTCACCATCGCGCTGGCCTGCGTCGACGCGGGCGCCGACGGGCTGACGCTGATCAACACCATGGACGGCATGGCGATCGACCCGCACACGCTGCGGCCCGCGCTCACCGGCGTGTCGGGCGGGCTCTCGGGCCCGGCGATCCGCCCGATCGCCGTCCGCTGCGTCTACCAGGTGCACGCCGCGCTGCCGCGCACCCCGATCGTCGGCGTCGGCGGCATCGCCACCGGCCTGGACGCCCTGGAGTTCGTCCTCGCCGGGGCGTCGGCGGTCGCCGTCGGCACCGCGCTGTTCCACGACCCCACGGCCGGCCCCCGCATCCTGCGCGAGCTCGACGAGGCCCTCGCGGCCCGCGGGATCGGGAGCCTGGCCGACGCCGTCGGGCTGGCCCATCGGCCCGCCGGCTACGTGCCGCCGCAGGTGCGGCCCGATGAACTCGAGAAGGAGCGAACGTGA
- the pyrF gene encoding orotidine-5'-phosphate decarboxylase, whose amino-acid sequence MTAAPIAVALDAPDLETAARWATLVTPHVSTVKVGLELYLRYGPDVVASVRGASRVQVFLDLKLHDIPATVRGAARAVARLKPSFLTVHAAGGPAMIREAVEAVPATKIAAVTVLTSLGDADLARLGIEGPAPDAVRRLAVLAVEAGAQALVCSPQEAAAVRAEVGPDITLVTPGVRPAGADVQDQARVATPEQALAAGADLLVVGRPITGAPDPGAAAAALAAALRRTATEGPAAP is encoded by the coding sequence GTGACCGCCGCCCCCATCGCCGTCGCGCTGGACGCGCCCGACCTGGAGACGGCCGCGCGCTGGGCCACGCTGGTCACGCCGCACGTCTCCACCGTCAAGGTCGGCCTGGAGCTGTACCTGCGGTACGGCCCGGACGTCGTCGCGAGCGTCCGGGGCGCCAGCCGCGTGCAGGTGTTCCTGGACCTGAAGCTGCACGACATCCCCGCGACCGTGCGGGGCGCCGCGCGCGCCGTCGCGCGGCTCAAGCCGTCCTTCCTCACCGTGCACGCCGCGGGCGGGCCCGCGATGATCCGGGAGGCGGTGGAGGCCGTCCCCGCCACCAAGATCGCCGCGGTGACGGTTCTCACGTCCCTCGGGGACGCCGATCTGGCCCGGCTCGGCATCGAGGGCCCCGCGCCGGACGCCGTCCGCCGTCTCGCCGTCCTGGCCGTCGAGGCGGGCGCGCAGGCGCTGGTGTGCTCGCCGCAGGAGGCCGCGGCCGTCCGCGCCGAGGTCGGCCCGGACATCACGCTCGTCACCCCGGGCGTGCGCCCCGCGGGCGCCGACGTCCAGGATCAGGCCCGCGTGGCGACGCCCGAGCAGGCCCTCGCCGCGGGCGCGGACCTGCTCGTCGTCGGCCGTCCCATCACCGGCGCCCCGGACCCGGGCGCGGCGGCCGCCGCGCTCGCCGCCGCGCTGCGCCGCACGGCCACCGAGGGCCCCGCCGCGCCGTAG
- the mihF gene encoding integration host factor, actinobacterial type: MALPPLTPEQRAAALEKAAKARKERAEVKNKLKHGGTSLAEVLKDGQTDDIIGKMKVSALLESLPGVGKVRAKQIMERLGIAESRRVRGLGANQRASLEREFGGSANR; the protein is encoded by the coding sequence GTGGCTCTTCCGCCCCTAACCCCCGAACAGCGCGCCGCAGCCCTGGAGAAGGCTGCCAAGGCTCGCAAGGAGCGGGCCGAGGTTAAGAACAAGCTCAAGCACGGCGGAACCTCGCTCGCCGAGGTTCTCAAGGATGGGCAGACCGACGACATCATCGGAAAGATGAAGGTGTCGGCCCTCCTGGAATCGCTGCCCGGTGTGGGCAAGGTCCGTGCGAAGCAGATCATGGAGCGCCTGGGCATCGCCGAGTCCCGCCGCGTGCGGGGCCTCGGCGCCAACCAGCGCGCCTCCCTGGAGCGTGAGTTCGGCGGAAGTGCGAACCGCTGA